In the genome of Streptococcus mitis, one region contains:
- a CDS encoding elongation factor Ts — MAEITAKLVKELREKSGAGVMDAKKALVETDGDIEKAIELLREKGMAKAAKKADRVAAEGLTGVYVNGNVAAVIEVNAETDFVAKNAQFVELVNTTAKVIAEGKPANNEEALALTMPSGETLEAAYVSATATIGEKISFRRFALIEKTDAQHFGAYQHNGGRIGVISVVEGGDEALAKQLSMHIAAMKPTVLSYKELDEQFVKDELAQLNHVIDQDNESRAMVNKPALPHLKYGSKAQLTDEVIAQAEADIKAELAAEGKPEKIWDKIIPGKMDRFMLDNTKVDQAYTLLAQVYIMDDSKTVEAYLESVNASVVEFARFEVGEGIEKAANDFEAEVAATMAAALNN, encoded by the coding sequence ATGGCAGAAATTACAGCTAAACTTGTAAAAGAGTTGCGTGAAAAATCTGGTGCCGGTGTTATGGACGCTAAAAAAGCGCTTGTAGAAACAGACGGTGACATCGAAAAAGCGATTGAATTGCTTCGTGAAAAAGGTATGGCTAAGGCAGCTAAGAAGGCTGACCGTGTTGCTGCAGAAGGTTTGACTGGTGTTTACGTTAACGGTAATGTTGCAGCAGTTATTGAAGTAAACGCTGAAACTGACTTCGTTGCGAAAAATGCTCAATTCGTTGAATTGGTAAATACTACAGCTAAAGTTATTGCTGAAGGAAAACCTGCTAATAATGAAGAAGCACTTGCTTTGACAATGCCTTCAGGTGAAACTCTTGAAGCTGCATACGTATCTGCAACAGCAACTATCGGAGAAAAAATCTCATTCCGTCGCTTTGCATTGATTGAAAAAACAGATGCACAACACTTTGGAGCATACCAACATAATGGTGGACGTATCGGTGTTATTTCAGTTGTTGAAGGTGGAGACGAAGCTCTTGCTAAACAATTGTCAATGCACATCGCAGCGATGAAACCAACAGTTCTTTCTTACAAAGAATTGGATGAGCAATTCGTTAAAGATGAGTTGGCACAATTGAACCACGTTATCGACCAAGACAACGAAAGCCGTGCAATGGTTAACAAACCAGCTCTTCCACACTTGAAGTATGGATCAAAAGCTCAATTGACTGATGAAGTAATTGCGCAAGCTGAAGCTGACATCAAAGCTGAATTGGCTGCAGAAGGTAAACCAGAAAAAATCTGGGACAAAATCATCCCAGGTAAAATGGATCGCTTCATGCTTGATAACACTAAAGTTGACCAAGCTTACACACTTCTTGCACAAGTTTACATCATGGATGACAGCAAGACAGTTGAAGCATACCTTGAATCAGTTAACGCTTCAGTAGTTGAGTTCGCTCGCTTTGAAGTTGGTGAAGGTATTGAGAAAGCTGCAAATGACTTTGAAGCTGAAGTTGCAGCTACAATGGCAGCAGCCTTGAATAACTAA
- a CDS encoding 30S ribosomal protein S2 yields MAVISMKQLLEAGVHFGHQTRRWNPKMAKYIFTERNGIHVIDLQQTVKYADQAYDFMRDAAANDAVVLFVGTKKQAADAVAEEAVRSGQYFINHRWLGGTLTNWGTIQKRIARLKEIKRMEEDGTFEVLPKKEVALLNKQRARLEKFLGGIEDMPRIPDVMYVVDPHKEQIAVKEAKKLGIPVVAMVDTNTDPDDIDVIIPANDDAIRAVKLITAKLADAIIEGRQGEDAAAVEAEFAASEAQADSIEEIVEVVEGDNA; encoded by the coding sequence ATGGCAGTAATTTCAATGAAACAACTTCTTGAGGCTGGTGTACACTTTGGTCACCAAACTCGTCGCTGGAACCCTAAGATGGCTAAATACATCTTTACAGAGCGTAACGGAATCCACGTTATCGACTTGCAACAAACTGTAAAATACGCTGACCAAGCATACGACTTCATGCGTGATGCAGCAGCTAACGATGCAGTTGTATTGTTCGTTGGTACTAAGAAACAAGCGGCTGATGCAGTTGCTGAAGAAGCAGTACGTTCAGGTCAATACTTTATCAACCACCGTTGGTTGGGTGGAACTCTTACAAACTGGGGAACAATCCAAAAACGTATCGCTCGTTTGAAAGAAATCAAACGTATGGAAGAAGATGGAACTTTCGAAGTTCTTCCTAAAAAAGAAGTTGCACTTCTTAACAAACAACGTGCACGTCTTGAAAAATTCTTGGGTGGTATCGAAGATATGCCTCGTATTCCAGATGTGATGTATGTAGTTGACCCACATAAAGAGCAAATCGCTGTTAAAGAAGCTAAAAAATTGGGAATCCCAGTTGTAGCGATGGTTGACACAAACACTGATCCAGATGATATCGATGTAATCATCCCAGCTAACGATGACGCTATCCGCGCTGTTAAATTGATTACAGCTAAATTGGCTGACGCTATCATCGAAGGACGTCAAGGTGAAGATGCAGCAGCAGTTGAAGCAGAATTTGCAGCTTCAGAAGCTCAAGCAGATTCAATCGAAGAAATCGTTGAAGTCGTAGAAGGCGACAACGCTTAA
- a CDS encoding amidase — protein MKKKILASLLLSTVMVSQVAVLTTAHAETTDDKIAAQDNKISNLTAQQQEAQKQVDQIQEQVSAIQAEQSNLQAENDRLQAESKKLESEITELSKNIVSRNDSLEKQARSAQTNGAATSYINTIVNSKSITEAISRVAAMNEIVSANNKMLEQQKADKKAISEKQVANNDAINTVIANQQKLSDDAQALTTKQAELKAAELNLAAEKATAEDEKASLLEKKAEAEAAAKAAAEAEAAYKAKQVSQQQTVVASGNTTFAAQVQAVASSESTTYTPVAVKQRPTYSTNASSYPIGECTWGVKTLAPWAGDYWGNGAQWATSAAAAGFRTGSTPQVGAIACWNDGGYGHVAVVTAVESTTRIQVSESNYAGNRTLGNHRGWFNPTTTSSGFVTYIYAD, from the coding sequence ATGAAGAAAAAAATCTTAGCGTCACTTTTATTAAGTACAGTAATGGTTTCTCAAGTAGCTGTTTTAACAACTGCGCATGCAGAAACGACTGATGACAAAATTGCTGCTCAAGATAATAAAATTAGTAACTTAACAGCACAACAACAAGAAGCCCAAAAACAAGTTGACCAAATTCAGGAGCAAGTATCAGCTATTCAAGCTGAGCAATCTAACTTGCAAGCTGAAAATGATAGATTGCAAGCAGAATCCAAAAAACTTGAGAGTGAGATCACAGAACTTTCTAAAAACATTGTATCTCGCAATGATTCTTTGGAAAAACAAGCTCGTAGTGCTCAAACAAATGGAGCTGCAACTAGCTACATCAATACGATTGTAAACTCAAAATCAATTACAGAAGCTATTTCACGTGTAGCAGCAATGAATGAAATTGTATCTGCTAACAACAAAATGTTGGAACAACAAAAAGCAGATAAAAAAGCAATTTCTGAGAAGCAAGTGGCAAACAATGACGCAATTAATACAGTAATTGCAAATCAACAGAAATTGTCTGATGATGCACAAGCTCTAACAACGAAACAAGCTGAGTTGAAGGCTGCAGAATTAAATCTTGCTGCTGAAAAAGCGACAGCAGAAGATGAAAAAGCAAGTTTGCTAGAGAAAAAAGCAGAAGCAGAAGCGGCAGCAAAAGCAGCAGCAGAGGCAGAAGCAGCTTACAAGGCAAAACAAGTAAGTCAACAACAAACAGTTGTTGCTTCTGGAAATACGACTTTTGCAGCACAGGTTCAAGCTGTAGCTTCTTCGGAATCAACAACATACACTCCTGTGGCAGTCAAACAACGCCCAACATACAGTACAAATGCTTCAAGTTATCCAATTGGAGAATGTACATGGGGAGTTAAAACATTAGCACCTTGGGCTGGAGACTATTGGGGTAATGGAGCACAGTGGGCTACAAGTGCAGCTGCTGCAGGATTCCGTACAGGTTCAACACCTCAAGTTGGTGCGATTGCATGTTGGAATGATGGTGGATATGGACACGTAGCGGTAGTCACTGCTGTAGAATCAACAACACGTATCCAAGTGTCAGAATCAAATTATGCTGGTAATCGCACGCTTGGAAATCATCGTGGATGGTTCAATCCGACAACTACGTCGTCAGGTTTTGTAACATATATTTATGCAGATTAA
- a CDS encoding rod shape-determining protein MreD has protein sequence MRQLKRVGVFLLLPFFVLIDAHISQLMGSFSPHVHLASHFLFLFLLFETIEVSEYFYLVYCFVIGLVYDVYFFHLIGIATLLFILLGAFLYKLNSVILLNRWTRILAMIVMSFLFDMGAYLFALAVGLTVDSLPIFIVYSLVPSMILNLVWMLIFQFIFEKYYL, from the coding sequence ATGAGACAGCTGAAGCGGGTTGGAGTGTTTTTATTGCTTCCTTTCTTTGTTCTAATTGACGCCCATATTAGTCAGCTTATGGGCTCATTTTCCCCACATGTACATTTGGCTAGTCATTTTCTGTTTTTATTTCTATTATTTGAGACGATAGAAGTATCAGAGTATTTCTACCTCGTCTATTGTTTTGTGATAGGCTTGGTTTATGATGTTTACTTTTTCCATCTAATAGGGATTGCAACTCTCTTATTTATCTTATTGGGAGCCTTTCTTTATAAGTTGAATAGTGTTATTTTATTGAATCGTTGGACAAGAATCTTGGCTATGATTGTTATGAGTTTTCTATTTGATATGGGAGCTTATCTCTTTGCATTAGCGGTAGGTTTAACTGTAGATAGTCTGCCGATTTTTATCGTTTATAGTCTAGTACCATCCATGATTTTAAATCTTGTGTGGATGCTTATTTTTCAGTTTATTTTTGAAAAATATTATCTATGA
- a CDS encoding rod shape-determining protein MreC — protein MNRFKKSKYVIIVFVIVLLVSALLATTYSSTIVTKLGDGISLVDRVVQKPFQWFDSVKSDLVHLTRTYNENESLKKQIYQLEVKSNEAESLKTENEQLRQLLDMKSKLQATKTLAADVIMRSPVSWKQELTLDVGKSKGASENMLAIANGGLIGSVSKVEENSTIVNLLTNTENADKISVKIQHGSTTIYGIIVGFDKENEVLKISQLNSNSDISAGDKVITGGLGNFNVADIPVGEVVATTHSTDYLTREVTVKLSADTHNVDVIELVGNS, from the coding sequence ATGAACCGTTTTAAAAAATCAAAATATGTCATTATTGTTTTTGTCATTGTTCTGCTTGTGTCAGCTCTCTTGGCGACGACTTATTCAAGTACAATTGTGACAAAATTAGGAGATGGAATCTCATTGGTTGATAGGGTTGTACAAAAACCTTTTCAGTGGTTTGATTCTGTCAAATCAGATTTGGTTCACTTAACACGAACATATAATGAAAATGAAAGTTTGAAGAAACAGATTTACCAGTTAGAAGTTAAATCAAATGAGGCGGAAAGTTTAAAGACGGAAAATGAACAACTGCGCCAATTGCTTGATATGAAGTCCAAGTTGCAAGCCACAAAGACTTTAGCAGCAGATGTTATTATGCGTTCTCCGGTATCTTGGAAGCAGGAATTGACCTTAGATGTAGGCAAATCAAAAGGGGCTTCTGAGAACATGTTAGCTATTGCAAATGGTGGCTTGATTGGGAGTGTTTCAAAAGTAGAGGAGAACTCTACTATAGTCAACCTTCTGACAAATACGGAAAATGCTGATAAGATTTCTGTTAAAATTCAACATGGTTCTACTACAATTTATGGGATTATTGTTGGTTTTGACAAGGAAAATGAAGTTCTTAAAATTAGCCAATTAAATAGCAATAGCGATATTAGTGCAGGAGATAAGGTGATAACGGGTGGATTAGGAAACTTTAACGTTGCGGATATTCCTGTTGGTGAAGTGGTTGCCACAACGCATAGTACAGACTATTTGACACGGGAAGTAACTGTTAAATTGAGTGCAGATACTCATAATGTGGATGTGATAGAATTAGTGGGGAATTCATAA
- a CDS encoding cobalt ABC transporter permease, protein MDSMILGRYIPGDSIVHRLDPRSKLLAMMLLILIVFWANNPLTNLILFIAIGIFIALSGVSLSFFIQGLKSMFFLIAFTTIFQLFFISNGNVLIEFSFVRITDYALQQAGIIFCRFVLIIFFSTLLTLTTMPLSLASAVEALLAPLKRVRVPVHEIGLMLSMSLRFVPTLMDDTTRIMNAQKARGVDFGEGSIVQKVKAMIPILIPLFATSLKRADSLAIAMEARGYQGGKGRSQYRQLKWTRKDTLVILVILVLGCCLFFLKS, encoded by the coding sequence GGGGATTCGATTGTTCACCGGTTGGACCCACGCAGCAAATTGCTGGCCATGATGCTACTAATTTTGATCGTTTTTTGGGCTAATAATCCCTTGACGAATCTTATTCTTTTTATAGCGATAGGGATATTTATTGCCTTGTCAGGAGTATCTCTTTCATTTTTTATTCAGGGCTTGAAGTCTATGTTTTTCTTGATTGCCTTCACAACTATTTTTCAACTGTTTTTCATTTCTAATGGGAATGTTTTAATTGAGTTTTCATTTGTGAGAATCACGGATTATGCTTTGCAACAAGCTGGAATTATTTTTTGTCGCTTTGTATTGATCATTTTCTTTTCAACTTTGTTAACCTTAACGACCATGCCCTTAAGTTTGGCCTCAGCTGTCGAAGCTTTGTTAGCGCCTTTAAAACGTGTGAGAGTTCCAGTTCATGAAATTGGATTGATGCTGTCCATGAGTCTACGTTTTGTCCCAACCTTGATGGATGATACGACGCGGATTATGAATGCGCAGAAAGCGCGTGGAGTGGATTTTGGAGAAGGAAGTATTGTTCAAAAAGTAAAGGCTATGATTCCTATTTTGATTCCTCTTTTTGCGACAAGTTTAAAACGTGCAGATTCCTTGGCTATCGCCATGGAAGCGCGTGGTTATCAGGGTGGAAAAGGCAGAAGTCAATACAGACAATTGAAATGGACTCGAAAGGATACGCTAGTAATTCTTGTTATTCTCGTACTTGGTTGTTGTTTATTTTTCTTAAAATCTTAG